One window of Thalassovita mediterranea genomic DNA carries:
- a CDS encoding MarR family winged helix-turn-helix transcriptional regulator — protein sequence MNDDAGDKLRLDNFLPYRLSVLSNAVSRKIADMYEREFDISIWQWRILAVLGESEGITSTEVAARTLMDKPAVSRATASLIDRGLVTRTSDVADRRKSALGLSTAGREVYNAVIPRALAYEQELLAALSPEDAEALHSLLTRLAQIASPERDLWDRGED from the coding sequence ATGAATGACGATGCCGGTGACAAGCTTCGCCTCGACAATTTCCTGCCCTACAGGCTCTCAGTGCTGTCCAACGCGGTCTCACGGAAGATCGCCGACATGTATGAGCGCGAGTTCGATATCTCGATCTGGCAGTGGCGGATCCTGGCGGTCCTTGGCGAGAGCGAGGGGATCACATCGACCGAGGTCGCGGCACGCACGCTGATGGACAAGCCGGCTGTGAGCCGGGCCACAGCGAGCCTGATCGACCGGGGGCTGGTGACGCGCACTTCGGATGTTGCCGACAGGCGCAAGTCGGCACTTGGCCTCTCCACGGCAGGGCGTGAGGTCTACAATGCTGTCATTCCGCGGGCACTGGCGTACGAACAGGAATTGCTGGCAGCCCTCAGCCCGGAAGATGCAGAGGCGCTTCACAGCTTGCTAACCCGGCTGGCGCAAATAGCATCTCCAGAGCGCGATCTGTGGGACAGAGGCGAGGACTGA
- the hppD gene encoding 4-hydroxyphenylpyruvate dioxygenase yields the protein MADLFENPAGLDGFEFIEFSAPEKGQLEPVFEVMGFTKVAKHRSKDVELWRQGGINLITNYEKGSPAYYFAKEHGPSACGMGFRVRNAKAAYDHLLANDAEPCDVPTGPMELKLPAIRGIGHSLIYLIDRYDDGEGGLSIYDIDFEYLPGVEKFPEGCGFKLVDHLTHNVYKGRMKYWADFYEKLFNFQEIRYFDIKGEYTGLTSQALTAPDGKIRIPLNEEAEGGKGQIEEFLREYNGEGIQHIALICDDLVAAYDKLKARGVPMMTPPPDTYYEMLSERLPGHGEDENALKTRGLLLDGTTEGGEPRLLFQIFAEPQVGPVFFEFIQRKGDYKQGFGEGNFKALFESMERDQIKRGALKVDQKEDA from the coding sequence ATGGCAGACCTGTTTGAAAATCCAGCTGGCCTCGATGGCTTTGAATTCATCGAATTTTCTGCGCCTGAGAAGGGCCAGCTCGAACCCGTTTTCGAAGTCATGGGCTTCACCAAAGTCGCCAAGCACCGTTCCAAGGATGTTGAGCTGTGGCGCCAGGGTGGCATAAACCTCATCACCAATTACGAAAAAGGCTCCCCGGCCTATTACTTCGCCAAGGAACATGGGCCGAGCGCCTGTGGCATGGGCTTCCGCGTCCGTAACGCGAAAGCGGCCTATGACCATCTTCTCGCCAATGATGCAGAGCCATGCGACGTGCCGACCGGCCCGATGGAGCTGAAGCTCCCGGCCATTCGCGGCATTGGCCATTCGCTCATCTATCTAATCGACCGCTATGATGATGGTGAAGGCGGTCTCTCTATCTATGACATTGATTTTGAATACCTGCCGGGCGTCGAGAAATTTCCTGAAGGCTGCGGCTTCAAGCTCGTCGATCACCTGACCCACAATGTCTATAAGGGCCGGATGAAGTACTGGGCTGACTTCTATGAGAAGCTCTTCAACTTCCAGGAAATCCGCTATTTCGATATCAAGGGCGAATATACTGGCCTCACCTCGCAGGCGCTGACCGCCCCTGACGGCAAAATCCGTATTCCGCTCAATGAGGAAGCCGAAGGCGGCAAGGGCCAGATCGAGGAATTCCTCCGCGAATACAACGGTGAAGGCATCCAGCACATCGCCCTTATCTGCGATGATCTCGTTGCCGCCTATGACAAGCTGAAAGCGCGCGGCGTGCCGATGATGACGCCGCCGCCAGACACCTATTACGAGATGCTGAGCGAGCGCCTGCCGGGCCACGGCGAAGACGAGAATGCGCTGAAGACGCGCGGCCTCCTGCTCGACGGTACGACCGAAGGTGGCGAACCACGCCTTCTCTTCCAGATTTTCGCAGAGCCGCAAGTCGGCCCTGTCTTCTTCGAATTCATCCAGCGCAAGGGTGACTACAAGCAGGGTTTCGGCGAAGGTAACTTCAAGGCGCTGTTCGAAAGCATGGAACGCGACCAGATCAAGCGCGGCGCGCTGAAGGTCGATCAGAAGGAAGATGCATAA